A window from Montipora capricornis isolate CH-2021 chromosome 7, ASM3666992v2, whole genome shotgun sequence encodes these proteins:
- the LOC138055404 gene encoding uncharacterized protein, protein MASLEQLKLAVSGFPLFVNSILINYLRYRCDNFAAGCIAHSLPAWRELTSDNEILSTVMGLKIDFETIPRQQFLPNCTRSLNETSIIDAEINKLLSKRVIEPTGHCHNEIISDVFVREKKDGSHRMILNLKKLNLHAHKIHFKMDTLNTILKLVERDCFMASIDLKDAYYSVPIASSHRKYLKFSWKGHLYQFTCLPNGLSCGPRKFTKLLKPALSDLHLRGHISSGYIDDLYLQGKTYKDCVHNVIDTVTKVDSLGLIVHPDKSVFIPSQQLVILGFVLNSVTMTVTLTGEKALTLQTACQTLLNTALPTIREVACVLGKIVSSFPGVMYGPLHYRHTEQDKICALRDDQWNFDKRTSLSLRARSELQWWVVNVMTATNVMTRDAPTFTLTTDASNEGWGVVYNNQSTGGLWSSQEKSHHINYLELLAVFLGLQAFCASHRDMHISLKIDNTSAVACHNLPSQEDSGGQSRGSMRVAELANTAVVSKSNANDPKTASQAKGMQNTTVPAKSTGTGTSPSQEIRSPNMPLIRKKLNNKNLSSTAEEIIMASWRSGTGKQYHSYLERWEKFCSQNAIVENEASVENGIEFLASLYKDGLGYSAINTARSALSSALTIPGNVTFGNHTLVARFLKGVFELRPSLPKYNHIWDVSVVLRHLKTLQPICNLDLKALTLKLTMLLCLLTGQRCQTLSKLDTTLMQKLPGKYVFTIGEKLKTTKPGRHIDPIELTAFEPDINLCVVTHLDQYLIQTEKLRGSTSQLLISYVKPHKAVSNTTIGKWCKAALKDAGIDVTEFTSHSGRSASTSYASQTSLTLKEILKAGGWSTAQTFAKHYQKPIIKNFGSSLLEHFHCNTH, encoded by the exons ATGGCCTCCCTCGAACAATTGAAACTGGCGGTAAGTGGATTTCCGCTCTTTGTTAACTCAATTTTGATAAATTATCTGCGATATCGTTGTGATAACTTTGCGGCCGGCTGCATCGCACATTCCTTACCGGCCTGGCGTGAGCTTACATCAGATAATGAAATTCTTTCCACTGTAATGGGActgaaaattgattttgaaACAATTCCCCGCCAACAATTTCTGCCCAACTGCACTAGGTCCTTAAATGAAACGTCCATTATAGACGCTGAGATCAATAAACTGTTATCAAAGCGTGTGATTGAGCCCACCGGGCATTGTCACAATGAAATTATCTCCGACGTATTTGTCAGGGAGAAAAAAGATGGAAGCCACAGAATGATCCTTAATCTTAAGAAACTGAACTTACACGCTCACAAAATCCATTTTAAGATGGATACTTTGAATACCATCTTAAAACTTGTAGAGAGAGATTGTTTTATGGCGTCCATTGACCTCAAGGACGCATATTACTCTGTCCCAATAGCCTCTTCGCATAGGAAATACTTGAAGTTCTCTTGGAAAGGACACCTTTACCAGTTTACATGTTTGCCAAATGGCCTTTCTTGTGGGCCTAGAAAATTCACCAAACTTTTAAAACCAGCTTTATCTGACCTGCATTTACGGGGACATATATCTAGCGGTTACATTGACGACCTATACTTACAAGGGAAAACTTACAAGGATTGCGTTCACAACGTTATAGACACAGTCACAAAAGTTGACTCTCTTGGCCTGATAGTCCACCCAGACAAGTCTGTCTTTATTCCCTCCCAACAATTGGTTATTCTGGGATTTGTCCTTAATTCGGTCACTATGACCGTCACGCTAACTGGGGAAAAGGCCTTGACCCTCCAAACGGCGTGCCAAACGCTCTTAAACACCGCCCTTCCCACAATCAGAGAAGTGGCTTGTGTTCTAGGGAAGATAGTCTCCTCCTTTCCTGGGGTTATGTATGGGCCTTTGCACTATCGCCACACGGAACAGGACAAAATTTGTGCCTTGCGAGATGATCAATGGAATTTTGATAAGCGAACGTCATTATCCCTAAGGGCGAGATCCGAGCTCCAGTGGTGGGTAGTTAATGTGATGACAGCCACAAATGTCATGACCCGGGATGCGCCCACATTTACACTCACAACAGATGCCTCTAACGAAGGCTGGGGAGTGGTTTACAACAACCAGTCGACAGGAGGCTTATGGTCCTCGCAGGAAAAGTCTCACCACATAAACTATCTTGAACTTTTAGCAGTTTTTCTGGGGCTCCAAGCTTTTTGTGCTTCGCACCGCGATATGCACATCAGCCTTAAGATAGATAACACTTCCGCGGTTGCG TGTCATAACCTCCCTTCTCAAGAAGATTCAGGAGGACAAAGCAGAGGGAGTATGCGTGTTGCCGAACTGGCCAACACAGCCGTGGTTTCCAAAAGCAATGCGAATGACCCAAAGACCGCCAGTCAAGCTAAAGGCATGCAAAACACTACTGTCCCTGCCAAATCAACCGGAACAGGTACATCCCCTTCACAAGAAATTAGATCTCCTAATATGCCTCTTATCCGCAAAAAGCTGAACAATAAAAACCTGTCCTCAACCGCTGAGGAAATCATCATGGCCTCCTGGCGATCGGGAACGGGAAAACAATACCACTCTTATTTAGAACGCTGGGAGAAATTCTGCTCTCAGAACGCAATCGTGGAAAACGAAGCGAGTGTCGAAAACGGGATAGAATTTTTAGCATCCCTCTACAAGGATGGCTTGGGCTATAGCGCCATCAATACGGCACGGTCGGCATTGTCGTCGGCACTAACAATCCCAGGCAACGTCACCTTTGGAAATCACACGCTCGTAGCTCGATTCCTCAAAGGGGTTTTTGAGTTGAGGCCATCCCTGCCAAAATACAACCACATTTGGGATGTCAGCGTTGTCCTAAGACACCTTAAAACGTTACAGCCTATATGTAATTTAGACCTTAAAGCCCTAACGCTCAAGTTGACGATGCTACTTTGTCTTCTTACTGGCCAGAGATGTCAAACTTTATCCAAATTGGACACAACACTGATGCAGAAATTACCCGGAAAGTATGTCTTTACTATTGGCGAAAAACTTAAAACAACTAAACCTGGTAGACACATTGATCCCATTGAACTGACAGCCTTTGAGCCCGATATCAACCTCTGTGTTGTCACACACCTTGATCAGTACCTCATCCAGACAGAAAAGCTTAGAGGTTCCACTTCCCAGCTACTCATCAGCTACGTCAAACCCCATAAAGCTGTGTCTAACACTACAATAGGCAAATGGTGCAAGGCTGCTCTCAAAGATGCAGGGATTGATGTCACTGAGTTCACCAGCCACAGTGGAAGATCTGCCTCCACTTCCTATGCCTCCCAAACCAGCCTTACACTGAAAGAAATCTTAAAAGCCGGTGGCTGGTCCACCGCTCAGACATTCGCTAAGCATTACCAGAAACCAATCATAAAGAACTTCGGCTCAAGCTTACTTgagcattttcattgcaacACACATTGA
- the LOC138058001 gene encoding uncharacterized protein — translation MGTMTHLLTKVCARLPTTEARREDSSSSQSPPGTSHTRQQRRSDSISTDESSENEHEPRRKSRKEDDSLSLHATDDDVAQLFADPASNPSNVTDKADEAGEDEFLKELVASLQEEDAKGPKVQQQLADIANKRWGNKLNSEKISSILGKHPQPENCEEMAIKRVNPEIWSPLNAAKRKADLRLANMQQALQKATFSIVTTCDKLLAVKSQIDTKEMVTDSIDAIALVGHVVSEISSIRREQLKPSLKAEYQTICTNDEPRSSKLLFGDDLAKQIRDVKKTSLIGKTVGAYGKQDRHKSHRRHYPYQSGRDDRTSKGGSRQPFLGKGYRQTGRKKPYNNTKNETATK, via the coding sequence ATGGGCACGATGACTCACCTCTTAACCAAAGTGTGTGCGCGCCTTCCCACGACAGAGGCACGCCGAGAGGATAGCTCCTCTAGCCAAAGCCCACCGGGCACAAGCCACACACGCCAACAACGGCGGTCCGATTCCATCTCCACCGATGAGTCTTCGGAAAATGAACATGAGCCGCGGCGAAAATCGAGGAAAGAGGACGATTCTCTAAGCCTGCATGCAACCGATGATGATGTTGCTCAACTATTTGCCGACCCGGCATCAAATCCCTCAAATGTCACCGATAAGGCTGATGAAGCGGGCGAGGACGAGTTTCTTAAAGAACTCGTAGCCTCCTTACAAGAAGAGGACGCAAAAGGGCCAAAAGTTCAACAACAGCTGGCCGATATTGCCAACAAAAGGTGGGGCAATAAGCTTAATTCAGAAAAAATCAGTAGCATCCTGGGCAAGCACCCGCAGCCCGAGAATTGTGAGGAAATGGCGATCAAACGCGTTAATCCTGAAATATGGTCGCCCCTAAATGCTGCCAAAAGAAAGGCCGATTTACGTCTCGCCAACATGCAGCAGGCTCTGCAAAAAGCCACTTTCTCGATTGTCACGACTTGCGATAAGCTTCTGGCGGTAAAATCGCAAATTGATACAAAGGAAATGGTTACCGACAGCATTGATGCGATCGCGCTTGTGGGACATGTGGTCTCTGAGATCTCATCTATAAGGCGGGAACAACTAAAACCTTCCTTAAAGGCAGAGTATCAAACGATTTGCACCAACGACGAGCCACGGTCATCAAAACTATTGTTTGGCGACGACCTTGCGAAACAAATTCGCGATGTTAAGAAGACGAGTCTCATAGGAAAAACAGTTGGCGCCTACGGGAAACAGGACCGCCACAAAAGCCATCGGCGCCACTACCCTTATCAAAGTGGACGAGATGACAGAACCAGCAAGGGTGGTTCAAGGCAGCCTTTTTTGGGGAAAGGCTACCGACAAACGGGACGCAAAAAACCGTACAACAACACAAAGAACGAGACCGCGACGAAATAA